In Methanobacterium petrolearium, the following proteins share a genomic window:
- the cca gene encoding CCA tRNA nucleotidyltransferase, translated as MIDFNSILKDIEPSQEEEEKVHDLAKKLMGIINFTAQNKDISAEAVLLGSVAKNTWISSSSNGDKDLDIDIFIKFPLTTSLDDLKSRGLELAEKCIKQVDGRYEERYASHPYLTGTIQGYQVDLVPCYDIKHSHELKSAVDRTLLHTQYVVQNLKTDQEKEVRLLKRFMQMVGTYGSEFKVGGFSGYLCELLVIHYGSFLDVLQGAWDDWKPDYQIDLMDYGTGKLFNDPLVVVDPTDENRNVSAALTLQKMSEFVIAAGNFLENPIKSYFYPKVIEYNKKDILEEFSLRETTTIILSFPAPDIPSDALHPQIRKTEKSLVKIIETDDFSVLGSDSWSNADAMDEEAGSDKPTNQKGNENNTKTVAILMEMNTWSLPAFKKRNGPAIWDKDNTSKFLKKHPDSWIEGDQWKTLSKRRYQNVNSLIHGILKPDGISRLKVGKHLKKEIMKNYQLMDVMEVLNNGKVDTGLVEFFHHYLNKGEFLIR; from the coding sequence TTGATTGATTTTAACTCTATCCTGAAGGATATAGAACCCTCCCAAGAAGAGGAAGAAAAAGTTCATGATTTAGCAAAAAAATTAATGGGAATAATTAACTTTACTGCTCAAAACAAGGACATCTCAGCAGAAGCTGTGTTGCTTGGTTCTGTAGCTAAAAATACCTGGATTTCCAGTAGTAGTAATGGTGATAAAGACTTGGATATTGACATTTTTATCAAGTTTCCCTTAACCACTTCCCTGGATGATTTGAAATCCAGGGGTCTGGAACTGGCAGAAAAATGCATAAAACAGGTGGATGGGAGATATGAAGAGCGATATGCATCCCACCCTTACCTAACTGGAACCATTCAGGGTTATCAGGTTGACCTGGTTCCCTGCTATGACATCAAACATTCCCATGAACTTAAATCAGCAGTGGACCGAACCCTTCTCCACACCCAGTACGTGGTGCAAAACCTGAAAACTGATCAGGAGAAAGAAGTTCGCCTACTGAAACGTTTCATGCAGATGGTGGGAACTTATGGGTCTGAATTTAAGGTAGGGGGTTTTTCTGGTTATTTATGTGAATTGCTGGTTATTCATTACGGTTCCTTCTTGGATGTTCTCCAGGGAGCCTGGGATGACTGGAAACCAGACTACCAGATAGATCTTATGGATTATGGAACTGGAAAACTATTCAACGATCCACTGGTTGTAGTGGACCCTACTGATGAAAATAGAAATGTATCCGCTGCACTCACCCTTCAAAAAATGTCTGAATTTGTTATAGCTGCAGGTAATTTCCTTGAGAATCCTATAAAATCCTATTTCTATCCTAAAGTAATAGAATACAATAAAAAAGATATTCTGGAAGAATTTAGCCTAAGAGAAACCACCACCATTATCCTAAGTTTCCCTGCTCCGGATATTCCATCAGATGCTCTGCACCCTCAGATCAGGAAGACTGAGAAATCATTGGTGAAAATCATTGAAACTGATGATTTCAGTGTTTTAGGGAGTGATTCCTGGAGCAATGCCGATGCTATGGATGAAGAAGCAGGCAGTGATAAACCTACTAACCAAAAGGGAAATGAAAATAATACTAAAACGGTTGCCATTCTCATGGAAATGAACACTTGGAGTCTTCCAGCCTTCAAAAAACGCAACGGACCTGCAATATGGGATAAAGACAACACATCAAAGTTCCTGAAAAAACATCCAGATAGTTGGATTGAAGGTGACCAGTGGAAAACCCTATCCAAACGCAGATACCAAAATGTTAACTCTTTAATTCATGGTATTTTAAAGCCTGATGGTATCAGCCGCCTCAAAGTGGGTAAACATCTGAAAAAAGAGATCATGAAAAACTATCAATTAATGGATGTTATGGAAGTTTTAAATAATGGTAAAGTAGATACTGGTTTAGTGGAATTTTTCCACCATTATTTAAATAAAGGTGAATTTTTGATACGCTAA
- the thpR gene encoding RNA 2',3'-cyclic phosphodiesterase: protein MRAFIAVDVDSQLSYKIQKVQKDLMKTDAPLKLVEPENLHFTFKFFGDINESQTENITRIMEDKLENYQSFPLHIKGIGVFPHMEYMRVIWLGVEDPGKFSTLQQDLDEEFVKMGFKKERSYIPHLTISRVKGARNKEFLADMIKDLEEIEIGQMTVEKLVLKKSELTPVGPIYTDVKDFFI, encoded by the coding sequence ATGAGAGCATTTATAGCAGTTGATGTGGATAGTCAGTTATCTTACAAAATACAGAAGGTACAAAAAGATCTCATGAAAACTGATGCTCCTTTAAAGCTGGTGGAGCCTGAAAATCTGCATTTTACATTCAAATTTTTCGGTGACATCAATGAGTCACAAACTGAAAATATAACCCGTATTATGGAGGATAAACTAGAAAATTACCAATCTTTCCCCTTACATATAAAAGGAATTGGAGTATTTCCCCACATGGAATATATGAGGGTTATCTGGCTGGGAGTTGAAGATCCTGGTAAATTTTCAACCCTTCAACAGGATCTGGATGAGGAATTTGTGAAAATGGGTTTTAAGAAGGAACGCAGTTACATTCCCCATTTAACCATATCCCGGGTAAAAGGTGCTCGTAACAAGGAATTTTTGGCAGATATGATCAAAGACTTAGAGGAAATTGAAATTGGCCAGATGACTGTGGAAAAACTGGTGTTGAAAAAAAGTGAACTCACTCCAGTGGGACCCATCTACACTGATGTTAAGGATTTTTTCATCTGA
- a CDS encoding ECF transporter S component, with the protein MVEESSRKMNYRWTTKDIMVTAIISVAMGFIFIPISYLNGYTASFPLILAATQGICFFPTLMIIYLIRKPGVALFSTSVCMLITVPLTPWGLAMLLDILTIGVPLEIIFLVTRYKNFKLWYMMLAGVITSGLQAVLCFVMYGMGNMTILLQIIFFIEALISGALLGGLVAKLIGDVIFKTGVISKGSENVD; encoded by the coding sequence ATGGTAGAAGAAAGTTCAAGAAAGATGAATTATAGATGGACAACTAAGGATATTATGGTCACTGCCATTATATCAGTGGCAATGGGATTTATTTTTATTCCTATAAGTTATTTAAATGGTTACACTGCTTCATTTCCATTAATATTGGCAGCAACTCAAGGAATTTGTTTTTTTCCTACTTTAATGATTATTTATCTCATACGCAAACCTGGAGTTGCCTTATTTTCCACTTCTGTATGTATGTTGATAACAGTCCCTTTAACTCCTTGGGGTCTAGCTATGTTGTTAGACATACTAACAATTGGGGTGCCACTGGAAATTATTTTCTTGGTGACACGTTACAAGAATTTTAAATTATGGTATATGATGTTAGCAGGAGTTATTACCAGTGGCCTCCAGGCGGTCTTGTGTTTTGTCATGTATGGTATGGGAAACATGACTATATTGCTTCAAATAATCTTTTTCATTGAAGCCCTAATTAGTGGAGCGTTATTAGGGGGTTTAGTGGCAAAATTGATCGGTGATGTGATATTCAAGACAGGGGTTATATCTAAAGGTTCAGAAAACGTCGATTAA
- a CDS encoding ABC transporter ATP-binding protein — protein sequence MESLIEVNNLSFKYENNSKNSLKGINLEINKGEVILLLGPSGSGKSTLALALNGIIPHTIPGKMNGTVSFQGQDNNQTPVYEITQKIGIVFQDPEAQFVSLNVEEELVFGMENLCYSTEEMEEKIIDSLKKVDMLDYRYRNVYSLSGGEKQKILLAALMAFRPSVFIFDEPTANLDPVGTLEFFKTVESLKKTDEHTIIIIEHKLDELIHLVDRVIVMGKEGVKLLEGTPYEVFGENSDLLIKNGIWIPQTALLAHKLVQNNIKLNNIPLSIDEAYNSFKKFKPLGNGLKRENCTELTHHSSPVLDIRDLSFAYDDKEVLKNLSLKVHKGDFLAIIGANGAGKTTLAKNIVNIIHPPSGKVFVEGKDVLKIPTEELCHKVGYVFQNPEHQFIKNTVEEQLTFGLQSRGFPSEKIVNWLDSTLEKFKIKQYAKSSPYMLSHGQKRLLSVATMLTLGQDILILDEPTFGQDLKSSNELLTFLKTLNELGKTIIIITHDMNIVAKHAQNVLVMAEGEAIFNGSTHKLFKNNSILKKARLTIPPLLQLSVNLSQYYEGWNGMATVEEYVNALKPLKQN from the coding sequence ATGGAATCTTTGATTGAAGTCAATAATTTAAGTTTTAAATATGAAAATAATTCCAAAAATTCTCTAAAAGGAATAAATCTTGAAATAAATAAGGGGGAAGTGATTCTTCTTTTAGGTCCTTCTGGTTCTGGTAAAAGTACCCTAGCACTAGCCCTTAATGGCATAATTCCTCATACAATCCCCGGAAAAATGAATGGCACAGTCAGTTTTCAAGGTCAAGATAATAACCAAACACCCGTTTATGAGATCACACAAAAAATTGGAATTGTTTTCCAGGATCCAGAGGCACAGTTTGTTTCCCTGAATGTGGAAGAAGAACTGGTTTTTGGAATGGAAAATCTGTGTTACAGTACAGAAGAAATGGAAGAAAAGATAATTGATTCTCTTAAAAAGGTGGACATGCTTGATTATCGTTATAGAAATGTTTATAGTCTTTCCGGGGGAGAAAAACAGAAAATATTATTGGCTGCATTGATGGCTTTCCGCCCTTCGGTATTCATTTTCGATGAGCCCACAGCCAACCTGGATCCTGTTGGAACATTGGAGTTCTTTAAAACAGTTGAATCTCTTAAAAAAACAGATGAACACACTATCATTATTATAGAGCATAAACTTGATGAACTAATCCATTTAGTCGATCGGGTAATTGTAATGGGAAAAGAAGGAGTTAAGTTACTGGAAGGAACACCATATGAAGTATTTGGTGAAAATTCAGACTTACTTATAAAAAATGGCATATGGATCCCTCAAACAGCTTTATTAGCCCATAAACTAGTTCAAAATAATATTAAACTTAACAATATCCCTTTGAGCATAGATGAAGCTTATAACTCTTTTAAAAAGTTCAAACCATTGGGTAATGGTTTAAAAAGGGAGAATTGCACCGAGTTGACTCATCATTCCAGTCCTGTACTTGACATACGTGATCTTTCATTTGCCTATGATGATAAGGAAGTATTAAAAAATCTTAGTTTAAAAGTACACAAAGGCGACTTTTTGGCCATAATTGGTGCTAATGGGGCTGGAAAAACTACTTTGGCCAAAAATATAGTGAATATTATCCACCCTCCCTCTGGTAAAGTATTTGTGGAAGGAAAAGACGTTTTAAAGATTCCTACAGAAGAGCTATGTCATAAAGTTGGTTACGTTTTCCAGAATCCAGAGCATCAATTTATTAAAAACACGGTAGAAGAACAATTAACTTTTGGACTCCAATCAAGGGGCTTTCCATCAGAAAAGATTGTTAACTGGTTAGACTCTACACTGGAAAAGTTCAAAATAAAACAATATGCTAAATCGAGTCCATATATGTTGAGTCATGGTCAAAAACGCCTTTTGAGTGTAGCCACCATGTTAACGTTGGGACAGGATATTCTGATACTGGATGAACCTACCTTTGGTCAGGATCTTAAAAGTTCCAATGAACTTTTAACATTTCTAAAAACTCTCAATGAGCTGGGAAAAACCATTATTATCATAACCCATGACATGAATATTGTTGCTAAACATGCTCAAAATGTCCTTGTGATGGCTGAAGGGGAAGCTATATTCAATGGATCTACACATAAACTCTTTAAAAATAATTCAATACTTAAAAAAGCCAGATTAACCATACCTCCATTGTTACAATTGTCTGTTAATCTATCTCAGTATTATGAAGGTTGGAATGGAATGGCTACTGTTGAAGAATACGTAAACGCATTAAAACCATTAAAACAAAATTGA
- a CDS encoding energy-coupling factor transporter transmembrane component T family protein, protein MKFIYHDNDSFLNRLNPLSTVFAALPFFTLLCFINSIWPPIAFIVLNVFIIFALGKVPLTTFFKLSIPVIILSLSLFVFYLLGARPELTAGSPVLFTIGALNIYQASFMAGVAIALRIYALLLFSFPFVLTTEPSNFIRSLIQNLKIPYRFSYGVLVAFRFVPMMETEFNVIRSAHKVMGISEKKGIQSYFEKIKRYSIPIIVNAIRIGERTALSMDGRAFGAFDERTYFRKMEFKSIDWVYIFSYWSVCTIILLVLYNFGLIGDIGVYYGSLGG, encoded by the coding sequence ATGAAATTCATTTATCACGACAACGATTCCTTTTTAAACAGACTTAACCCTTTGAGCACGGTTTTTGCAGCCTTACCCTTTTTTACTTTACTTTGTTTTATTAACAGTATATGGCCACCCATTGCTTTTATAGTCCTAAATGTTTTTATAATATTTGCACTGGGAAAGGTTCCCTTAACTACATTTTTTAAGCTTTCAATTCCTGTCATTATATTGTCCCTATCACTTTTTGTATTCTACTTATTAGGAGCAAGACCAGAATTAACTGCTGGTTCGCCTGTTTTATTTACTATTGGTGCGTTAAATATTTATCAGGCAAGTTTCATGGCAGGAGTGGCAATTGCATTGAGAATTTATGCATTATTACTATTTTCATTTCCTTTCGTTCTCACTACGGAACCAAGTAACTTTATCCGCTCACTGATACAAAACTTGAAAATTCCTTATAGGTTCAGTTACGGTGTATTGGTGGCTTTCAGATTTGTGCCAATGATGGAAACTGAGTTTAATGTCATTAGATCTGCCCATAAAGTAATGGGAATTTCTGAAAAAAAAGGAATTCAAAGTTATTTTGAAAAAATAAAAAGATATAGTATCCCTATTATTGTGAATGCTATAAGAATAGGAGAAAGAACAGCTTTGTCCATGGATGGACGTGCTTTCGGTGCATTTGATGAACGTACTTATTTCCGTAAAATGGAATTTAAATCCATTGATTGGGTATATATTTTTTCCTATTGGAGTGTATGTACGATCATCTTGTTAGTTTTGTATAATTTTGGTTTGATTGGAGACATTGGAGTTTACTATGGGAGCCTTGGTGGGTGA
- a CDS encoding ABC transporter ATP-binding protein, with protein MEENNVKSNESGLNGLKRLLEIAGTKKLLLFASTIYSVISELLALVIFFVIYLVLVKLINPPIEWSYIWNLIEIAVIALVGRLILKYASSTLSHIVAFNILYELRVKITEHLGTLNMGYFNKHNIGSLKKILNEDVEKIELFIAHHIPDIATGVVSPLITVIFLFFFDWRLALATIVPLPLIFIAWSFAFSNNKSEMKKYHTAMENMNNTIVEYVRGMSVIKIFNLTVQSFTRFQSTVYAFRDCCNDWTERSITPWAVFIALLGSPLLFILPVGVWLYLSGQLQLPVFILFLIVGVAYMKPIYQLVFVSGTLAQITEGISRIDAILERKSLPEPANPKFPENYSIEFQDVDFAYDKTQVIYDVNFKIDEGKIFALVGPSGSGKTTIANLTARLWDIEKGRILIGGINIKDIPLDYLMDKMALVFQDVFIFSDTVLENIRMGRENMTEKEVIAAAKAANIHDFIKNELPAGYDTLIGEAGVHLSGGEKQRISLARAILKDAPIVILDEATAFADPENEVKIQEAFSELLKNKTVLIIAHRLSTITDSDQIMVLDEGKIVEMGTHNKLLKNMQLYSEMWESHNSAKKWTFKSTKIEGDVI; from the coding sequence ATGGAAGAAAATAATGTTAAATCAAATGAATCTGGTTTAAACGGATTAAAACGTTTATTGGAAATTGCAGGAACTAAAAAATTATTGCTCTTTGCATCTACTATTTATTCAGTAATCAGTGAATTGTTAGCATTAGTTATTTTTTTTGTTATTTATTTAGTGTTGGTTAAATTAATAAATCCTCCTATAGAGTGGAGTTATATATGGAATTTAATTGAAATAGCGGTTATAGCATTAGTAGGTCGATTAATCCTTAAATATGCTTCAAGTACCTTGTCTCATATAGTTGCGTTTAATATATTGTATGAATTGAGAGTGAAGATTACAGAACATTTAGGTACCTTGAACATGGGTTATTTCAACAAACACAACATTGGATCTCTGAAAAAGATTCTTAATGAAGATGTAGAAAAAATAGAACTGTTTATAGCTCATCATATCCCAGATATTGCAACTGGGGTCGTTTCACCGTTGATAACCGTTATATTTTTATTTTTTTTTGATTGGCGTTTGGCCCTGGCTACAATCGTGCCGTTGCCATTGATATTTATCGCATGGAGTTTCGCTTTCTCTAATAACAAAAGTGAAATGAAAAAGTACCATACGGCAATGGAAAACATGAATAATACTATAGTTGAGTATGTTCGTGGAATGTCGGTGATAAAAATATTTAATCTGACTGTACAATCATTTACCAGGTTCCAAAGCACGGTTTATGCTTTTCGTGATTGCTGTAATGACTGGACAGAAAGATCCATTACTCCTTGGGCAGTGTTCATTGCTCTTTTAGGCTCACCATTACTCTTCATTTTACCGGTGGGTGTTTGGTTGTATTTATCTGGGCAACTTCAACTACCTGTTTTTATATTATTTTTAATCGTGGGCGTGGCGTATATGAAACCAATCTATCAACTGGTTTTTGTAAGCGGAACCCTGGCCCAGATAACTGAAGGAATTTCTCGTATTGACGCGATTTTAGAACGAAAAAGTTTGCCTGAGCCTGCAAATCCTAAATTTCCTGAAAACTATTCTATAGAATTTCAGGATGTGGATTTTGCCTATGATAAAACACAAGTAATCTATGATGTGAACTTCAAAATTGATGAAGGAAAAATTTTTGCACTCGTAGGCCCTTCTGGATCTGGTAAAACCACCATTGCAAATTTAACAGCCCGTTTATGGGATATTGAAAAGGGAAGAATACTGATTGGAGGTATAAATATTAAAGACATTCCTCTTGATTATTTAATGGATAAAATGGCTCTGGTTTTTCAAGATGTGTTCATTTTCAGTGATACTGTACTGGAAAACATCAGAATGGGTCGTGAAAATATGACTGAAAAAGAAGTAATAGCTGCGGCTAAGGCGGCCAATATCCATGATTTCATTAAAAACGAACTACCTGCAGGTTACGATACTTTAATTGGTGAAGCAGGTGTTCATCTCAGTGGAGGTGAAAAACAACGTATTTCTCTGGCCAGAGCAATTCTTAAGGATGCACCTATCGTGATCCTGGATGAAGCTACGGCATTTGCTGACCCTGAAAATGAGGTAAAAATCCAGGAAGCATTCAGTGAACTTTTAAAAAACAAAACAGTGTTGATCATCGCTCATCGCCTTTCCACCATCACTGATTCGGACCAAATAATGGTATTAGATGAAGGTAAGATTGTAGAAATGGGAACGCACAACAAATTACTTAAAAATATGCAACTATACTCGGAAATGTGGGAGTCACACAATTCTGCTAAAAAATGGACCTTTAAATCCACAAAAATAGAGGGAGATGTGATTTGA
- a CDS encoding ABC transporter ATP-binding protein: MFNSVKVITSGEKGKLYHVIGWNILQTMFKGAPYGILFMVLVELFAPIVHQKPINTEFITMLIIGLFITLLIQIVVGKKAYKSAYITAYSLSAETRLKLGEHLRKLPLNFFKRRDPGDVTSLLLQDMTMVEDVFSYLFPDFVSSIVLATFISIFFFVADWRLGIIILISVSIACICLKLAMKLLSYFGRKQLRSRNAAVSRMMEYLVGIKVLKGYNQTGNKFQRMEKSFGKLKKDSISLEGIPVPAIFICFAVLEIGFLAILFFGIQFIENGTLSVLTFIFFLILGNAFYEPLKSLSLFFGKIRYMSMAADRVVATLNTKILPEPVDDMKIESFDIKFENVNFKYQDTNVIKDLSCYIPEKNITALVGPSGSGKTTITSLIARFWDVDSGKIMIGGKNIKDIKNEHLLAGMSMVFQDVYLFNDTIYNNIKIGRVDASPEEVYEVARQANCHDFIQKLPDGYNTMVGEGGSTLSGGEKQRISVARAILKDAPIILLDEATASLDPENESKIQAAIRKLVKSKTVVVVAHRLYSISDADQILVIKGGKIVEQGKHEELLENGGTYYRMWEEQQKAHGWKFGMDDKGCYGSKEIRDYL, translated from the coding sequence ATGTTTAATTCGGTTAAAGTTATTACTTCCGGTGAAAAAGGTAAACTATACCATGTAATTGGGTGGAATATCCTGCAAACTATGTTTAAAGGAGCTCCCTATGGAATACTTTTCATGGTTTTAGTGGAACTTTTTGCACCTATTGTACACCAGAAACCCATAAACACGGAATTTATTACCATGTTGATTATAGGGCTTTTCATAACCCTATTGATTCAGATAGTGGTGGGTAAAAAGGCATATAAATCGGCATATATCACAGCTTATTCATTGTCTGCTGAAACCCGCTTAAAATTAGGGGAACATTTGAGAAAACTTCCACTAAACTTTTTTAAAAGACGTGACCCTGGTGATGTCACTTCACTGTTACTCCAAGATATGACAATGGTAGAAGATGTGTTTAGTTATTTGTTTCCTGATTTTGTGAGTTCGATTGTACTGGCAACATTTATAAGCATATTCTTTTTCGTTGCAGATTGGAGATTGGGTATTATTATTTTAATTTCTGTGAGTATAGCATGTATCTGCCTTAAATTAGCTATGAAATTACTTAGTTATTTTGGTAGAAAACAACTTAGATCCAGAAATGCTGCAGTTTCTAGGATGATGGAGTATCTGGTGGGAATAAAAGTTCTCAAAGGGTACAATCAAACAGGCAACAAGTTCCAACGTATGGAAAAATCCTTTGGCAAACTAAAAAAGGATAGTATATCGTTGGAAGGGATCCCTGTTCCTGCCATATTTATATGTTTTGCGGTGCTGGAAATTGGGTTTTTAGCTATTCTATTTTTTGGAATTCAATTTATAGAAAATGGAACTTTGAGTGTTTTAACATTCATTTTCTTCCTTATATTGGGTAATGCATTTTATGAACCTCTCAAATCTTTAAGTCTATTCTTTGGAAAGATAAGGTATATGAGTATGGCTGCTGATCGTGTTGTGGCGACTTTAAATACTAAAATTCTTCCAGAACCAGTAGATGATATGAAAATTGAAAGTTTCGATATTAAATTTGAAAATGTAAATTTTAAATACCAAGATACAAATGTAATAAAAGATTTGAGCTGTTATATTCCTGAAAAAAACATCACGGCACTGGTGGGGCCTTCTGGATCTGGTAAAACAACTATAACCAGTTTAATTGCCCGGTTCTGGGATGTAGATTCTGGTAAAATAATGATTGGTGGGAAAAATATTAAAGATATAAAAAATGAACACCTTCTCGCCGGTATGAGTATGGTTTTCCAGGATGTTTACTTATTTAATGATACTATATACAACAATATTAAGATTGGTCGTGTAGATGCTTCTCCAGAGGAAGTTTATGAGGTGGCAAGGCAGGCGAACTGTCATGATTTCATTCAAAAATTACCTGATGGTTATAATACAATGGTTGGTGAGGGAGGATCAACTCTTTCTGGTGGTGAAAAACAACGTATATCTGTTGCTCGTGCAATATTAAAGGATGCACCCATTATCCTCCTGGATGAAGCCACTGCGTCACTTGACCCTGAAAATGAAAGTAAAATCCAGGCAGCTATCAGAAAGCTGGTGAAATCCAAAACCGTGGTGGTGGTAGCACATCGTCTTTACAGCATATCAGATGCTGATCAGATCTTAGTGATTAAAGGAGGTAAAATCGTCGAACAGGGAAAACATGAGGAATTACTGGAAAATGGTGGAACATATTATCGTATGTGGGAGGAACAGCAGAAAGCACATGGATGGAAATTTGGGATGGATGATAAGGGATGTTATGGAAGTAAAGAGATTAGGGATTATCTTTAA
- a CDS encoding TetR/AcrR family transcriptional regulator, with translation MGKFIKKTRKERVEEILSVATEVFLEKGYQNTTMEDIINSTTLSVGGFYYYFHSTKEIFFAIIEQKGMEQIEFMHDLETEGKNKNEIIEEISAKLAEMVLEQYDERTLYFMAVSEIINDAEFRGILDRINEKSLDKLNEFILEKLPDVDAKMLKCRLEFIISVIHAMSFYCHIYNEEDLYNENLSNIKNMVVRAFSGI, from the coding sequence ATGGGAAAATTTATAAAAAAAACGAGAAAAGAAAGGGTAGAAGAAATACTTTCTGTTGCTACTGAAGTTTTTTTAGAAAAAGGTTATCAAAATACTACCATGGAAGATATTATCAATTCTACCACTCTTTCCGTAGGGGGATTCTATTATTATTTCCACAGTACCAAAGAGATATTTTTTGCAATCATAGAGCAAAAAGGTATGGAACAGATAGAATTTATGCATGATTTGGAAACAGAAGGAAAGAATAAAAATGAAATTATTGAGGAGATAAGTGCTAAACTGGCAGAAATGGTCTTGGAACAATATGATGAGCGTACATTGTACTTCATGGCCGTATCTGAAATAATTAATGATGCTGAATTTCGCGGCATTTTGGATAGGATTAATGAAAAGTCTTTGGATAAATTAAATGAGTTTATATTAGAAAAATTACCTGATGTGGATGCTAAAATGTTAAAATGCAGGTTAGAATTTATTATTAGTGTTATCCACGCAATGTCTTTCTATTGTCATATATATAATGAAGAAGATCTTTACAATGAAAACTTAAGTAATATCAAAAATATGGTTGTCCGAGCATTTTCTGGAATATAA
- a CDS encoding 3-dehydroquinate synthase II, with the protein MKFAWIMAEGNVWDDKKQFITTALESGIDHIVDFTDVDNIRRLGNVKIISDSEGSDIVMTGRNSEGDGTLKIPDELSESKDLSAVKRLKRMNKKVASYVEITSKKHEQLASVLGKETDYLILMGRDWKVIPLENIIADLQKEKVKIIAAVADYDEAKLALETMEHGTDGILLCPQEVNQIKKVAELIEKIQSESYQMKPAKITKVEPVGIGDRVCVDTCSMMQLGEGMLVGSYSQGLFLVHSESMESEYVASRPFRVNAGPVHAYVMTPGNKTKYLSELETGDEVLTVDQEGNTKTAIVGRVKIEKRPLMLIEAEHEGVVLRTLLQNAETIRLVTENGKPISVADLKVGDKVMIYLDPNARHFGMAIEETIIEK; encoded by the coding sequence ATGAAATTTGCATGGATAATGGCAGAAGGCAATGTGTGGGATGACAAAAAACAGTTCATAACCACCGCCCTGGAATCCGGGATAGACCACATAGTTGACTTCACTGATGTGGACAACATTCGCAGGTTAGGTAATGTGAAGATCATCTCTGATAGCGAAGGCTCTGATATTGTAATGACCGGTCGAAACAGTGAAGGAGACGGCACCCTCAAAATACCCGATGAACTATCAGAATCCAAAGACCTGTCTGCAGTTAAAAGATTGAAAAGAATGAATAAAAAGGTAGCCTCCTATGTGGAGATCACCAGTAAAAAGCACGAACAACTGGCTTCAGTCCTGGGAAAAGAAACTGATTACCTTATACTGATGGGCCGTGACTGGAAAGTGATACCACTGGAGAATATCATTGCTGATCTGCAGAAAGAAAAGGTGAAAATCATTGCTGCTGTTGCAGATTATGATGAAGCTAAACTAGCCCTGGAAACCATGGAACACGGAACCGATGGAATCTTGCTCTGTCCCCAAGAGGTAAATCAGATAAAAAAGGTAGCCGAGTTAATTGAAAAGATACAGAGTGAAAGTTACCAGATGAAACCTGCTAAGATAACTAAGGTGGAACCTGTGGGGATTGGAGACCGGGTCTGTGTGGACACCTGTTCCATGATGCAGTTAGGTGAAGGCATGCTGGTGGGATCATACTCCCAGGGACTGTTTCTGGTGCACAGTGAATCCATGGAAAGTGAATATGTTGCATCACGACCCTTCCGGGTTAACGCCGGCCCAGTGCACGCCTATGTCATGACCCCTGGTAACAAGACCAAATATCTCTCAGAACTGGAAACTGGAGATGAAGTTCTCACTGTGGACCAGGAAGGCAACACCAAAACAGCCATAGTGGGACGGGTTAAAATAGAAAAACGACCCCTGATGCTGATTGAAGCAGAACATGAGGGAGTTGTTTTACGCACCTTACTCCAGAATGCCGAAACCATACGCCTGGTTACAGAAAATGGCAAACCCATATCCGTGGCAGACTTGAAGGTAGGGGATAAAGTAATGATCTACCTGGACCCCAATGCCCGGCACTTTGGAATGGCCATTGAAGAGACCATCATCGAAAAATAA